The Acidianus infernus genome window below encodes:
- a CDS encoding ATP-binding cassette domain-containing protein gives MTIEAKVVKKLGNFYLNAQIKEQGIVCITGKNGSGKTTFLRSLAGFLNIDEGYVKINNVDVTKLPPEKRGTVIITPDSYIPGLKVKSHLMWGAKIRKIKYDINELDEKYKDLLDGISLDEKVDKLSLGQRERVSIITAIIAKPKVILIDEAFSNINNKEDFIERIIEILRKNSIELIFTTQDINDSQFANSHLRMEDGKLLKIF, from the coding sequence ATGACAATTGAAGCTAAAGTAGTAAAAAAGCTAGGCAATTTTTATCTTAATGCTCAAATCAAAGAACAAGGAATAGTATGTATTACTGGAAAAAACGGTAGTGGAAAAACTACTTTTTTGAGAAGTTTAGCAGGATTTTTGAATATCGATGAAGGTTATGTTAAAATTAACAACGTAGATGTAACAAAACTTCCACCTGAAAAGCGAGGAACTGTTATAATAACTCCAGACTCTTATATTCCTGGACTTAAAGTTAAATCCCACTTAATGTGGGGAGCCAAAATTAGGAAAATTAAATATGACATTAACGAACTTGATGAGAAGTACAAAGATCTATTAGACGGAATCTCATTAGATGAAAAAGTGGACAAACTGAGCCTAGGCCAAAGAGAAAGAGTTTCAATAATTACTGCTATTATTGCCAAACCTAAGGTTATACTCATAGACGAGGCGTTCTCTAACATTAATAACAAGGAAGATTTCATAGAAAGAATTATTGAGATATTGCGTAAAAATTCCATAGAATTGATATTTACTACTCAAGACATAAATGATTCGCAATTCGCAAATTCTCACTTACGCATGGAAGATGGAAAATTGTTAAAAATTTTTTAA
- a CDS encoding beta-ribofuranosylaminobenzene 5'-phosphate synthase family protein, with amino-acid sequence MMRLIGLSRIHITLFDLEGKYGRLDGGMGVALKYPRIVIKTGECEEINIDGVPKEKFCIEEDYPAHVGLGHTTQYLLSITRYAFEKNFQRKTSVELAKLIKRGSTSGIGVYAFEYGGFIVDGGHSLKVKKEALPSDFSTAPPPPLLLRVDFPWYIYVNIPEGRRIFGKEELTAFKNAKLEGLDTLARVVLMEFIPSVIEKDLENVLDALDRIQNLGFKKIEVSLQTDKVRELMKKLKSKGFPSGISSFGPAIYTFVNSRREGEELVSTFGGFLTEPNNKGAKVVWN; translated from the coding sequence ATAATGAGGCTTATAGGTCTTTCAAGGATTCATATTACATTATTTGACCTCGAAGGTAAGTACGGTAGATTAGACGGAGGGATGGGAGTAGCATTAAAATATCCTAGGATAGTTATCAAGACTGGCGAATGTGAAGAAATTAACATAGATGGAGTTCCTAAGGAGAAGTTTTGCATAGAAGAGGACTATCCAGCTCACGTAGGTTTAGGGCATACGACACAGTATTTATTATCGATAACAAGGTATGCGTTCGAGAAGAATTTCCAAAGAAAGACCTCTGTAGAGTTAGCCAAGTTGATTAAAAGAGGTTCAACTTCTGGTATAGGTGTATACGCATTCGAATACGGCGGATTTATTGTAGATGGAGGTCATTCATTAAAAGTTAAGAAAGAAGCCTTACCTTCAGATTTTTCCACAGCTCCTCCGCCACCGCTTTTACTTAGGGTAGATTTTCCTTGGTATATTTATGTAAACATTCCAGAAGGCAGGAGAATCTTTGGTAAAGAAGAATTGACCGCATTTAAAAATGCCAAGCTTGAAGGATTAGATACTTTAGCTAGAGTAGTCCTCATGGAATTTATTCCTTCTGTCATAGAAAAGGACTTAGAAAACGTGCTGGACGCGCTCGATAGAATACAAAATCTAGGTTTTAAAAAGATTGAGGTATCTTTGCAAACGGATAAGGTGAGAGAACTTATGAAAAAACTTAAGAGCAAAGGCTTCCCTAGCGGAATATCATCCTTTGGTCCAGCAATCTATACGTTTGTCAATTCTAGAAGAGAAGGAGAAGAACTAGTTTCTACATTTGGTGGATTTTTAACAGAGCCGAATAATAAGGGGGCTAAGGTAGTTTGGAATTAG
- a CDS encoding gamma carbonic anhydrase family protein yields MPIEDFMGKKPRVSKNVFLHPTAYIIGDVEIGEMSSVWHYVVIRGDNDSISIGKESNIQENSTIHTDPGFKVEIGDKVTVGHNAVIHGAKVSSNVIIGIGSILLNGSKVGEYSIVGAGSVVPPNAEIPPYSVAMGVPAKVVRKIREEEIKMIEDNAYEYVLHVKRFLNNES; encoded by the coding sequence ATGCCTATAGAAGATTTCATGGGCAAAAAGCCAAGAGTTTCTAAGAACGTTTTCTTACATCCTACAGCTTATATAATTGGCGATGTTGAAATAGGGGAAATGAGTAGTGTATGGCATTATGTTGTCATAAGAGGGGATAACGATTCCATAAGTATAGGTAAAGAATCTAACATTCAAGAAAATTCAACAATACATACAGACCCAGGGTTTAAAGTTGAAATAGGAGATAAAGTTACAGTAGGACATAACGCAGTTATACATGGAGCCAAAGTTTCATCAAACGTCATCATTGGTATAGGTTCTATTTTACTTAATGGTTCAAAAGTAGGCGAATATAGCATAGTTGGAGCAGGAAGCGTAGTACCGCCAAACGCTGAAATTCCCCCTTATAGTGTAGCAATGGGAGTTCCAGCTAAGGTAGTAAGAAAAATAAGAGAGGAAGAAATTAAAATGATAGAAGATAATGCGTATGAATATGTTTTACATGTAAAGAGGTTTCTGAACAATGAATCGTGA
- the folE gene encoding GTP cyclohydrolase I FolE: METSISQEKLVEEIAKRVREILELLGEDPNREGLRETPERVARALIEMTSGLRSPPPKIKVFNAKDIDEDITEDENGDQVILIRDIQFSSLCEHHLLPFIGRIHVAYVANDDGKVAGFSKIIRIVNYYSARPQIQERLVSQIADAIMNSEIKPKGVMVIGNGTHMCAYVRGVKDKEAKLVSVATRGVFKTNRALVNQVFRLLDTTHERSLRL; this comes from the coding sequence ATGGAAACATCAATATCTCAAGAAAAATTGGTAGAAGAAATTGCAAAAAGAGTAAGAGAAATACTAGAACTTTTAGGGGAAGATCCAAACAGAGAAGGTTTAAGAGAAACGCCAGAGAGAGTTGCAAGAGCTTTAATAGAAATGACTTCTGGTCTAAGAAGTCCACCGCCTAAAATAAAAGTATTTAATGCTAAAGATATAGACGAAGATATAACTGAAGATGAAAACGGAGATCAAGTAATTCTAATTAGAGATATACAATTCTCTTCCCTTTGTGAGCATCATCTCTTACCGTTTATAGGGAGGATTCATGTTGCTTATGTTGCTAACGATGATGGCAAAGTTGCCGGATTTAGCAAAATAATAAGAATAGTTAACTATTATTCAGCAAGACCTCAGATCCAAGAGAGATTAGTTTCTCAGATAGCTGATGCAATAATGAATAGCGAAATAAAACCAAAGGGAGTTATGGTAATTGGTAATGGCACTCACATGTGTGCTTATGTGAGAGGAGTAAAAGATAAAGAGGCCAAGCTAGTTTCAGTAGCAACTAGAGGAGTCTTTAAGACAAATAGGGCATTAGTTAATCAAGTATTTAGATTATTAGATACTACGCATGAAAGAAGTTTAAGATTATAA
- a CDS encoding radical SAM/SPASM domain-containing protein, giving the protein MNRDIKAIRWFIKTQLLKDPFNPGYATFKVTSRCNLHCTFCNPEYYNGELGEGSTETIKKIIDNLRDSSIVVLSFEGGEPTIRKDILDLLEYAHDGSFYVMLTTNGYRLNEDEFLTKLADRIDFLHYSIDEYHWNVKALDTLCKFRQYGIKVNVQTVVTRYNLNKLEDKIKKVRECNYKILVLPAVDYPNAKVKLAPDPEQLYNVLSELKKKYSSTLNNSWGFIKALKGEYPKRLVSYAITIYPNGDLPYPDDINGEIVGNLSKERLNDILKSPRVKELQRKMLENQAKFEYLHLQTASFNSLRDLAEYVKDMAKWRFTGKA; this is encoded by the coding sequence ATGAATCGTGATATAAAGGCAATTAGATGGTTCATAAAAACGCAACTATTAAAAGATCCGTTTAATCCTGGGTATGCGACTTTTAAGGTTACTTCAAGGTGCAACTTGCACTGCACTTTTTGTAATCCTGAATATTATAACGGTGAGCTAGGCGAAGGAAGTACAGAAACGATAAAGAAGATAATTGATAATTTGAGAGATTCATCAATAGTAGTACTTTCATTTGAAGGCGGAGAACCTACTATTAGAAAAGATATTCTAGATTTACTAGAGTACGCTCATGACGGCTCATTTTACGTAATGTTAACTACAAATGGATATAGATTGAATGAGGACGAATTCTTAACCAAACTTGCAGATAGAATAGATTTCCTTCATTATTCAATAGACGAATATCATTGGAACGTCAAAGCCTTAGATACATTATGCAAATTTAGACAATATGGAATAAAGGTTAATGTGCAAACGGTAGTAACTAGATATAACTTGAATAAGTTGGAGGATAAAATCAAGAAAGTTAGAGAATGTAACTACAAAATCCTTGTTTTACCTGCAGTAGATTATCCGAATGCAAAGGTAAAACTTGCACCAGATCCTGAACAGCTCTATAACGTACTTTCAGAACTTAAAAAGAAATATTCTTCTACTCTCAATAATTCTTGGGGATTTATTAAAGCATTAAAAGGTGAATATCCAAAGAGGTTAGTAAGCTATGCAATAACAATTTATCCTAATGGTGATCTGCCTTATCCTGACGATATAAATGGAGAAATTGTAGGAAACTTAAGCAAAGAGAGGCTTAATGATATTCTGAAATCTCCAAGAGTTAAGGAGCTTCAGAGAAAAATGTTGGAAAACCAAGCAAAATTTGAATATTTACATTTACAGACCGCATCATTTAATAGCTTAAGAGATTTAGCAGAATATGTAAAAGATATGGCTAAATGGAGATTTACAGGAAAGGCTTAA
- the glnA gene encoding type I glutamate--ammonia ligase, whose translation MPSSPEDMLKFLKDNKIEWVDLQFTDVPGRLHHITIPANEFDENTVKTGFGKLDGSSIKGFTMIYESDMVLLPVPETMTLIPWTPGVARVITKVFWGGGKGRFERDPRFIAEEAEKYQLSQGYTSFFGPEMEFFIFDKIDLDVATPQRGTGYKIIAREAPWQNSGGFLIRYKEGYYPAPPVDQLMDVRLEAVETLVKYFGFTIEATHHEVATGGQGEIDFRFSTLADTADKVQTLKYVVKNVAAKHGMVATFMPKPMFGDNGTGMHTHFSLWTADGKKNLMYDPNDEYAEISQTGRYVIGGILHHARALSAIVSASVNSYRRLVPGFEAPVYIAWSKSNRSAIIRVPSYYKGIEKAKRIEYRAPDPSCNPYLAFAAILMAALDGVNKKIDPGDPVDENIYHLTPEKRKQLGIKELPRSLDEALDELESDKEFLKPVFNSSILDTYIDLKREEAKTLQMYPHPMELYYYLDS comes from the coding sequence ATGCCATCAAGTCCAGAAGACATGTTAAAGTTCTTAAAAGATAATAAAATTGAATGGGTAGATTTGCAATTCACAGACGTGCCAGGAAGATTACATCATATAACAATTCCAGCAAATGAGTTTGATGAGAATACTGTAAAGACAGGCTTTGGAAAACTTGACGGAAGTAGCATAAAAGGTTTTACAATGATTTACGAAAGCGATATGGTGCTTTTACCGGTACCAGAAACAATGACATTAATTCCGTGGACTCCTGGAGTTGCAAGAGTTATTACTAAAGTATTCTGGGGTGGAGGAAAAGGAAGATTTGAAAGAGATCCTAGATTTATAGCAGAGGAAGCTGAAAAATACCAGTTATCACAAGGTTATACTTCCTTCTTTGGACCAGAAATGGAATTCTTTATTTTCGATAAAATAGATCTTGATGTAGCCACTCCTCAAAGAGGAACTGGATATAAAATTATTGCTAGGGAAGCTCCATGGCAAAATAGTGGAGGATTCTTAATTAGATATAAAGAAGGTTACTATCCAGCCCCGCCAGTAGATCAACTAATGGATGTAAGACTGGAAGCCGTAGAAACTCTAGTTAAATATTTTGGATTCACAATTGAGGCAACTCATCATGAGGTAGCTACTGGAGGACAAGGAGAAATAGACTTTAGATTCTCCACATTAGCAGATACTGCGGACAAAGTACAAACTCTAAAATACGTTGTAAAGAACGTAGCGGCAAAACATGGCATGGTAGCAACTTTCATGCCAAAACCAATGTTTGGAGACAATGGAACAGGAATGCATACTCATTTCAGTTTATGGACTGCCGATGGCAAAAAGAATCTAATGTACGATCCTAATGATGAATATGCTGAAATAAGTCAGACAGGAAGATATGTAATTGGAGGAATATTGCATCATGCAAGAGCATTATCGGCAATAGTTTCAGCATCTGTTAATAGTTATAGAAGATTAGTCCCCGGATTTGAGGCACCAGTATACATTGCTTGGAGCAAATCTAATAGAAGCGCAATAATTAGAGTACCTTCGTATTATAAGGGAATAGAGAAAGCAAAGAGAATAGAATACCGTGCACCAGATCCTTCGTGCAATCCATACTTGGCGTTTGCTGCAATATTAATGGCTGCATTAGATGGAGTAAATAAGAAAATAGATCCAGGAGATCCAGTAGATGAGAATATTTATCATTTAACTCCAGAAAAGAGAAAGCAATTAGGAATCAAAGAATTGCCGAGATCATTAGATGAAGCATTAGATGAACTAGAGAGCGATAAAGAATTCTTAAAGCCAGTATTCAATTCATCAATACTTGATACATATATCGACTTAAAGAGAGAAGAAGCAAAGACTCTACAAATGTATCCGCATCCAATGGAATTATACTATTATCTAGATTCTTAA
- the trxA gene encoding thioredoxin: protein MSEIESLIKEIAEKLQKRAESIKSPKYEPESVSEDKFDEILSKNKVVVIDCWADWCAPCHLYEPIFKKIAEKYKDKAFFGRLNVDENQKLADKYNVLNIPTTLIFVDGQLKDSLVGAVDENTLEDTIKKYIP from the coding sequence TTGAGCGAAATTGAGTCGTTAATAAAGGAGATTGCTGAGAAGTTACAGAAAAGGGCAGAAAGTATAAAATCACCGAAATATGAGCCAGAAAGTGTTAGTGAAGATAAATTTGACGAAATTCTTTCTAAAAATAAAGTTGTGGTAATTGACTGTTGGGCTGACTGGTGTGCTCCCTGCCATTTATATGAGCCAATATTTAAGAAAATTGCAGAAAAATATAAGGATAAAGCATTCTTTGGAAGGCTTAACGTTGATGAAAACCAGAAGCTTGCAGATAAATATAATGTTCTTAATATACCAACTACACTAATTTTCGTTGATGGACAATTAAAGGATTCTCTAGTTGGAGCAGTCGATGAAAATACTTTAGAGGATACTATTAAAAAATATATACCATGA
- a CDS encoding class I adenylate-forming enzyme family protein, giving the protein MSLATVLYEWYKKNPSKTFLGGDRSLTYQQVVDEVRRTASLISPGETVAHIMFNSTKSVINYLSVYWAGGKVVAIDPLTSAEDLKFILEDSQPSLVFTDHEVYEREKNVLKDYKVIIDSANGSYEQTSPYEYREDEVGLIYYYAGIAGRTMQVLHSAERVELNSASLYKALGVKDISSILTVPLAHVLGNSVLGITLEAGGFMYILRKFDPKETISAIDKFSINYLATVPMVYDALAKEKEGNLDSLRLCISTAAPLFPSTIKAFKERFNKDIVQQYGFTEGLVITYQPPEFSQVISIGKPLPNAEVKVVKDNGEEAKIGETGELWVKAPWLMLGYKDEEETRRVFEGEWLKTGDLVSMDEKGLLYFKGVKKRMLKYKGYPIFPRDLEEILLSHPLVKEAYVYGEDAGNLGTQPVAKVIVKEYKKGLEDELLNYVNQRVAFYKRLKKVYIVDKIERN; this is encoded by the coding sequence ATGAGCTTAGCAACAGTCCTTTATGAGTGGTATAAGAAAAATCCTTCCAAGACATTTTTAGGAGGAGATAGAAGTTTAACATACCAACAAGTTGTTGATGAAGTTAGAAGAACTGCATCATTAATCTCTCCTGGTGAAACGGTTGCGCATATAATGTTTAACTCAACTAAATCTGTAATAAATTATTTAAGCGTTTACTGGGCCGGAGGAAAAGTAGTAGCAATAGATCCCTTAACCTCAGCAGAAGATTTAAAATTCATTTTAGAAGATTCTCAGCCTTCATTAGTTTTCACTGATCATGAAGTATACGAAAGGGAAAAGAACGTATTAAAGGACTATAAAGTGATAATAGACTCCGCCAATGGCAGTTATGAGCAAACTTCACCATATGAATATAGAGAAGATGAGGTTGGCTTGATTTATTATTATGCTGGAATAGCGGGAAGGACTATGCAAGTATTGCACAGTGCAGAAAGAGTTGAATTAAATTCTGCATCCCTTTATAAGGCCTTAGGAGTTAAGGATATCTCTAGTATATTAACTGTACCATTGGCTCATGTACTGGGTAACAGCGTTTTAGGAATAACTTTGGAAGCAGGTGGATTTATGTACATTTTGAGAAAATTTGATCCTAAAGAAACAATATCCGCAATAGATAAGTTCTCAATAAACTATTTAGCAACAGTACCTATGGTTTACGACGCATTAGCTAAAGAGAAAGAAGGTAATCTAGATAGTTTAAGACTATGTATTAGTACAGCAGCACCGTTATTCCCATCAACAATAAAGGCTTTCAAGGAGAGATTTAATAAGGATATAGTACAACAATATGGATTTACAGAAGGATTAGTAATAACTTATCAGCCTCCTGAATTTTCTCAAGTAATAAGCATAGGTAAACCTTTACCTAATGCTGAAGTAAAAGTCGTTAAGGATAATGGAGAAGAGGCAAAAATTGGAGAAACTGGAGAATTATGGGTAAAAGCTCCATGGCTTATGTTAGGATACAAAGATGAGGAAGAAACTAGAAGAGTATTTGAAGGAGAATGGCTAAAAACTGGAGATTTAGTTAGCATGGATGAAAAAGGATTACTTTATTTTAAAGGTGTGAAAAAGAGAATGCTAAAATATAAGGGGTATCCGATTTTCCCTAGAGATTTAGAGGAAATTTTACTCTCTCATCCATTAGTAAAGGAAGCATATGTTTACGGTGAAGACGCTGGAAATCTAGGTACTCAACCTGTGGCTAAAGTTATAGTTAAAGAGTATAAAAAAGGTCTTGAAGACGAATTACTTAATTATGTTAACCAAAGAGTTGCATTTTATAAGAGGCTAAAGAAAGTATATATAGTGGATAAAATTGAGCGAAATTGA
- a CDS encoding DUF7343 domain-containing protein: MKGRDRILSILKERGSLPQTELVKISGMSKSRVSEILNELEKEGIIFRKQLVGKNLIVSLNKTKFLRLGIINAAEYPFIIPFIKKLREKGVEVEVKIYDNGLQVTKDLVLGKIDMGFSPVISQIIFSKIFDIKIIAGGAKGGAGIVGESCNIGSTVMSSMETWTLAEVRNANIIPFNSPQELVKNFETRKVPAIAIWEPYLSILESKGHKVTHVFEPNHCCTLAIRSSLEDEEKIKEIYEDAFSWFLSSKDRWISDYSNLLGEDYNIMKKASERYYFDSYLDLKEVYKNLKKMNIYIPA, from the coding sequence ATGAAAGGAAGAGATAGAATTCTTAGTATTCTTAAAGAGAGAGGATCATTACCTCAAACTGAGTTAGTTAAGATTTCTGGAATGTCAAAGAGTAGAGTATCTGAAATACTTAATGAATTAGAAAAAGAAGGAATAATATTCAGGAAACAATTAGTTGGAAAAAATCTTATAGTATCGTTAAATAAAACGAAATTTCTCAGGCTAGGAATTATAAATGCTGCTGAATATCCTTTTATTATCCCATTTATAAAAAAACTTAGAGAAAAAGGAGTAGAAGTTGAAGTAAAAATTTACGATAACGGTCTTCAAGTTACTAAAGATTTAGTCCTAGGTAAAATAGACATGGGATTTTCACCAGTTATTTCGCAAATAATATTTTCAAAGATATTTGATATAAAAATTATAGCAGGAGGTGCAAAGGGCGGTGCAGGGATAGTAGGCGAATCGTGCAATATAGGTTCTACAGTAATGTCTAGTATGGAAACATGGACTCTGGCAGAAGTAAGGAATGCTAATATAATTCCTTTTAATTCTCCACAAGAGTTAGTTAAAAATTTTGAAACAAGAAAAGTTCCAGCAATAGCTATTTGGGAACCTTATTTATCTATACTTGAGTCTAAAGGGCATAAAGTAACTCATGTATTTGAACCAAATCACTGTTGTACATTAGCTATAAGAAGCTCTTTAGAAGATGAGGAAAAAATAAAAGAGATATATGAAGACGCATTTTCCTGGTTTTTATCTTCAAAAGATAGATGGATTTCGGATTATTCCAATTTATTAGGTGAGGATTACAATATAATGAAGAAAGCGTCAGAAAGATATTACTTCGATAGTTATTTAGATTTAAAAGAAGTTTACAAAAATTTGAAAAAAATGAATATATATATTCCGGCTTAA
- a CDS encoding Xaa-Pro peptidase family protein, producing MMRVKKLEELSQKYNNSCVIISGDPNVYYFTNYKGSGTIIYCDGVATLLVPLLEENRAREISGLDVKIYYPSNIANGILVGSLSDILPKLITKSTVALDINWSTVSIYKLLSSKYNLIDISKDISEMRSIKDDEELEKIKKAGEITSEAMKVSMEKILEGEITEKQLSGIIDYTMKASGAEDYAFPSIVASGKNSSFPHHIPTDKKILENDNVVVDIGAKFDGYCFDSTRTFNIKGEIRKIYEIVLEAQLEAIDAVTSGVNASEIDKTARKVIEKYGYGRYFVHSTGHGVGIEVHESPYISFNSNDVLKKNMVITVEPGIYIKDKFGVRIEDTLIVTNGKPEVLETTYKLL from the coding sequence ATTATGAGAGTCAAAAAGCTTGAAGAGCTCTCTCAAAAATATAATAATTCATGTGTAATAATAAGTGGGGATCCTAATGTTTATTATTTTACTAATTATAAAGGATCTGGTACTATAATATATTGTGACGGAGTCGCTACACTTTTAGTACCTCTATTAGAGGAGAATAGAGCCAGAGAAATAAGCGGGTTAGACGTTAAAATATATTACCCAAGTAATATAGCTAATGGGATTCTTGTAGGTTCTTTATCAGATATTTTACCTAAGCTAATTACTAAGAGTACTGTAGCATTAGATATTAACTGGTCTACCGTTAGTATTTATAAGCTTTTATCCTCAAAATATAATTTAATTGATATCTCAAAGGACATTTCTGAAATGCGTAGTATAAAGGACGATGAAGAATTGGAAAAAATAAAGAAAGCTGGAGAAATAACTTCAGAAGCAATGAAGGTTAGTATGGAGAAAATTCTAGAAGGTGAAATAACTGAAAAACAGCTATCCGGGATAATAGATTATACTATGAAAGCCAGTGGCGCAGAAGATTACGCTTTTCCTTCAATAGTAGCATCAGGTAAAAATTCCTCTTTCCCTCATCATATTCCTACAGATAAGAAAATCCTAGAAAATGATAATGTAGTTGTAGATATAGGAGCAAAATTTGATGGATATTGTTTTGACAGCACTAGAACATTTAATATCAAAGGCGAAATAAGGAAAATCTATGAGATAGTTTTAGAGGCACAATTAGAGGCAATAGATGCAGTAACTTCTGGAGTAAATGCTTCAGAAATAGATAAGACTGCAAGAAAAGTTATTGAAAAATATGGATATGGAAGATATTTTGTTCATTCTACTGGTCACGGAGTTGGTATAGAAGTTCATGAATCTCCTTATATATCGTTTAATTCTAACGATGTACTAAAGAAAAACATGGTAATAACTGTAGAGCCCGGCATATACATTAAAGATAAGTTCGGAGTACGGATAGAGGATACATTAATAGTAACAAACGGTAAACCCGAGGTTTTAGAAACTACTTATAAGCTTTTGTAA
- a CDS encoding RsmB/NOP family class I SAM-dependent RNA methyltransferase, translated as MELDYDEFVIEELRKVYGRSLNSFLDSIKRPNSRLYVRVNTLKTTVDEVLQSMHGFKKDEDFPEAIYAEVKGPNKLESLDSKVIVDKKTAESVMLGADVYPPGIKKIMANEGNAVEVVSENGITVANGELVRLPGGKFMVKVYNSLYSSPKLADTKEIKEGKIYVQGKASMHVARIIDPQPGEFIVDMTAAPGGKLSHIYQLEPRARIIGFDHTYKKVEKMKQLFKKMNVNVQVFVHDSRYLSELGIKDVDKVLIDPPCSALGLRPKVYDKKTKTDLINLHAYQKQFLNSAYEILKKGGEVIYSTCTVTEIENEEVVNDPRFDIEYMIRFHPQIHDMTGFFIAKLKKK; from the coding sequence TTGGAATTAGATTATGATGAGTTTGTCATAGAAGAGCTTAGAAAAGTGTATGGGAGAAGCCTGAATAGCTTTCTCGATTCTATTAAAAGACCAAATTCAAGGCTTTACGTTAGGGTTAATACGTTAAAGACTACAGTGGACGAAGTTTTACAATCGATGCATGGATTTAAAAAAGACGAAGATTTTCCTGAGGCTATCTATGCTGAAGTTAAAGGTCCTAATAAGTTAGAAAGTTTAGACTCTAAGGTTATTGTAGATAAGAAAACTGCTGAGAGCGTAATGCTGGGAGCGGATGTTTACCCACCAGGGATTAAGAAGATAATGGCAAATGAAGGTAATGCTGTAGAAGTAGTAAGTGAAAACGGAATAACAGTAGCTAACGGAGAGTTAGTAAGGTTACCTGGAGGAAAATTTATGGTTAAGGTTTATAATTCTTTGTATTCTTCACCAAAGTTAGCAGATACAAAGGAAATAAAAGAAGGTAAAATTTACGTTCAAGGTAAAGCTTCAATGCATGTAGCTAGGATAATAGATCCTCAGCCTGGAGAGTTTATAGTAGATATGACCGCTGCTCCTGGAGGCAAATTATCGCATATTTACCAACTAGAGCCAAGAGCAAGAATTATAGGATTTGACCATACATATAAAAAAGTTGAAAAAATGAAACAGTTGTTTAAGAAAATGAACGTAAACGTTCAAGTATTTGTTCACGATTCCAGGTATTTAAGTGAGCTAGGAATAAAAGATGTGGATAAGGTGCTTATAGATCCTCCATGCTCTGCTCTAGGATTAAGACCTAAAGTTTATGATAAAAAGACCAAAACGGATTTAATAAACCTTCACGCATATCAAAAGCAATTCTTGAATTCTGCGTATGAGATTCTAAAGAAAGGTGGAGAGGTTATTTACTCTACGTGTACCGTTACTGAAATAGAGAATGAAGAAGTAGTTAATGACCCTAGATTTGATATAGAATATATGATAAGATTTCATCCTCAAATACACGATATGACCGGGTTTTTTATAGCCAAGTTGAAGAAGAAATAA